From Hymenobacter sediminicola:
CTCTCCTTGTCGGCCTGCGCTGTAGTCTGTTTCCCAAGAGTATCTTGTTGAGCAACTTCAGCTAGTTACTTCTATGCAGCGCCGCCCTATCCGCTCTACCTCGCTCAAAGCCGTTGGCTACGACGAAGCCACCCAAACGCTGGAAATCGAATACCGCCACGGCGGGCTGGTGCGCTACACCGGCGTGCCCAACGCTATGTATCGGGCGCTGCTGGCAGTGCCGGGCAAGGCTATGTTTGTGGAGCAGGTAGTGGAGCGCGGCGGCTATGGGCGGGAGCAAGTGCGCTGAGTGTCTGGCACTATTATATCCGGTTGGTAAAATATTCTGATTGGATTGCAACTTCTACTCAGAATAGCGGCTCTGAGAGAAGGAGGCCAAACATTGTCTGGCTTCCCGACACTCATCTGCCACTTTTATCATCACCGGTGTATGCTCAAAATCTTTACTTATCTGTCTGGCCTGTTACTGCTGCTGGGCACGCAGTCCTGCTCCAACGACGAGCCCCAACCCACTACCGCCTACTACGACGGCTACTGCCCGCAACTCATGGACCGTGCGGTGCTGGAGCAGTCGGTGGCGTCCCTGGCGGCCCGGCCCATGCACAACACCGGCAAAATCTACCTATATGGCCGCTACCTGTTCATCAATGAGCGGTACGAAGGCGTGCATATCATTGACAACCAAAACCCGGCGCTGCCACGCATCATCGGCTTCATCCGGATTCCTGGCAACGTAGATATTGCGGTGAAAGGCAACCTGCTCTATGCCGACAACGGGCCCGACTTGGTCACGATTGACATATCGAATCCGGCGGCCGTGCAGGTGCAGAGCCGAGTACGAGACGCCTTCCGTGAACTGCCGATGTCC
This genomic window contains:
- a CDS encoding KTSC domain-containing protein produces the protein MQRRPIRSTSLKAVGYDEATQTLEIEYRHGGLVRYTGVPNAMYRALLAVPGKAMFVEQVVERGGYGREQVR